Proteins encoded within one genomic window of Gigantopelta aegis isolate Gae_Host chromosome 2, Gae_host_genome, whole genome shotgun sequence:
- the LOC121380058 gene encoding unconventional myosin-Ie-like, producing the protein MAYHWQSHNVKTSGVDDMVLLQKISEGSIVENLKKRFMEDCIYTYIGPVLVSVNPFKQLNIFTDRHIDIYQGAAQYENAPHVYALTDNMYRNMLIEMENQCVIISGESGAGKTVAAKYIMGYIAKVSGGGPLVQRVKDVILESNPLLEAFGNAKTVRNNNSSRFGKYVEIQFSRGGEPDGGKISNFLLEKSRVVSQNAHERSFHIFYQLIAGATPQLKENLGLTMPDYYYYLNQSGTYSVDGMNDVQEFQDTLRAMQVIGIPEENQNDVLAIVAGILHLGNISFVEDGNYARIASDDFLAFPAFLLGIDSEMLRDKLTGRIMDSKWGGKTETIEMKLNVEQAVFTRDALAKAVYLRLFDYLVMSVNIAMQKEIEEVNIGILDIYGFEIFQKNGFEQFCINYVNEKLQQIFIELTLKAEQEEYVQEGIKWTAIDYFNNKIVCDLIEAKNPPGIMSILDDVCATMHAVSEGADSKLMNKLSMAVGTHNHFQGTSTGFVIHHYAGKVTYDVDGFCERNRDVLFSDLIQLMQSSQSDFIEKLFPEDVSATTRGRPTTASTKIRTQANKLVTTLMKCTPHYIRCIKPNETKRAKDWEDSRVKHQVEYLGLKENIRVRRAGFAFRREFLKFLKRYAILTPETYPSWQGDPRRGITHLMESVNMDRDQFQMGKSKVFIKNPESLFLLEEVRERKFDSFARVIQKAYRKHHAVRLNQKKREEASDILFNKKNRRRHSINRNFVGDYIGLDNCPELRALVGRRERIEFADTVNKYDRRFKSVKRDLLLTGKMLYMIGLEVIKKGPDKGKKILVVKRHIPLDQITSIGLSTMQDDFFLVNVQNDYSSLLESVFKTEFLTTLFKRYKDAVSRPLTIHFSDSLDFPVKKEGWGGGGNRQLKFVAGSGDVAVLKPSSKTLIISIGPGLPKDTRPGLKRPVSNGAPYRPAGRSAPPPVRGVASRGPAPNRPAPRISSSAAPPPPISNPPSRSHVKRQSSIELQDKILKQRSRTKASDKMPSLPRDGAQRMAKKLNQAILNNNNEYLATPDAGVAGMQRQKRISAKPTPAGGKPRPGLKPKPKLPQCKCLYAYDAQDTDELSFNTGDIIDIVKEDSAGWWQGKLRGKEGLFPANYVEKL; encoded by the exons gCTCAGTATGAAAATGCGCCACACGTGTACGCCCTGACAGACAACATGTATAGAAACATGCTCATTGAAATGGAGAACCAGTGTGTGATTATCAG TGGTGAGAGTGGTGCTGGTAAGACTGTGGCCGCCAAGTACATAATGGGCTACATCGCCAAGGTTTCAGGAGGCGGGCCCTTGGTCCAG AGAGTAAAAGATGTTATATTGGAATCAAATCCACTCCTGGAAGCTTTCGGAAATGCCAAGACTGTACGCAACAACAATTCCAGTCGATTT GGCAAGTACGTGGAGATTCAGTTCAGCCGGGGTGGCGAGCCTGATGGCGGCAAAATATCAAACTTCCTCTTGGAGAAG TCGAGGGTTGTGTCTCAAAATGCTCACGAGAGAAGCTTTCACATCTTCTACCAGCTGATAGCTGGTGCTACTCCGCAACTGAAAG AGAACCTGGGTCTGACGATGCcggactactactactacctcaaCCAGAGTGGAACTTACAGCGTGGACGGCATGAATGATGTGCAGGAATTCCAGGACACACTG CGTGCGATGCAGGTGATAGGGATTCCGGAAGAGAACCAGAATGACGTGTTGGCGATCGTGGCCGGAATCTTGCACCTCGGAAACATCAGCTTTGTCGAAGACGGAAACTACGCCAGAATTGCCAGCGATGACT TTCTGGCCTTTCCTGCCTTCCTGCTGGGGATTGACTCGGAGATGCTGAGAGACAAGCTGACGGGACGGATCATGGACAGCAAGTGGGGAGGCAAGACGGAGACGATCGAGATGAAACTCAATGTGGAGCAGGCCGTGTTCACACGAGACGCACTTGCCAAAGCCGTTTACTTAAGGCTCTTTGATTATTTAGTCATG tccGTGAACATTGCCATGCAGAAAGAGATAGAAGAAGTGAACATAGGCATTCTCGATATATATGGATTTGAGATTTTCCAAAAGAATGGATTTGAACAATTTTGCATTAATTATGTGAATGAAAAACTACAGCAGATATTTATAGAACTCACCCTGAAGGCGGAACAG GAAGAATATGTACAGGAAGGGATAAAATGGACGGCTATAGACTACTTCAACAATAAGATTGTCTGTGATCTGATCGAGGCGAAGAACCCCCCGGGAATCATGTCCATCCTGGATGATGTCTGCGCGACGATGCATGCCGTGTCGGAAGGTGCCGACAGCAAGCTGATGAAC aAACTGTCAATGGCGGTTGGAACACACAATCATTTCCAGGGAACCAGTACTGGCTTTGTCATCCACCATTACGCTGGCAAG GTCACTTATGATGTTGATGGTTTTTGTGAGAGGAATCGAGACGTTTTGTTCTCAGATCTTATACAGCTTATGCAGTCGAGTCAGAG TGATTTTATAGAGAAGTTGTTCCCAGAGGATGTTAGTGCGACAACCAGAGGACGACCCACAACAGCCAGCACCAAAATCAgg ACTCAGGCCAACAAACTGGTGACGACGCTGATGAAGTGCACTCCTCACTACATCCGGTGTATCAAGCCGAATGAGACGAAGCGAGCGAAGGACTGGGAGGATAGCAG AGTGAAGCACCAGGTGGAATACCTTGGCCTGAAAGAAAACATCCGAGTGCGGAGAGCAGGTTTCGCATTCAGACGGGAGTTCCTCAAATTCCTCAAACG GTATGCCATTCTAACCCCCGAGACGTATCCCAGCTGGCAAGGCGACCCACGACGAGGCATCACTCACCTCATGGAATCTGTGAACATGGACAGAGACCAGTTCCAGATGGGCAAGAGTAAAGTGTTCATCAAAAACCCAGAATCT TTGTTTCTGCTGGAGGAAGTGAGAGAAAGGAAGTTTGACAGCTTCGCTAGAGTGATTCAGAAAGCATACAGAAAACACCATGCTGTCAGATTGAACCAGAAGAAACGTGAAGAAG CATCTGACATACTTTTCAACAAGAAGAACCGAAGACGACACAGTATTAACCGAAACTTTGTTGGTGATTACATCGGCCTCGACAACTGTCCTGAGTTACGTGCCCTTGTTGGCAGGCGCGAACGAATCGAGTTTGCTGACACCGTGAACAAATATGATAGGAGATTCAAG TCTGTGAAGAGAGATCTGCTGTTGACTGGCAAAATGTTGTACATGATTGGACTGGAAGTG aTCAAAAAAGGACCAGACAAAGGGAAGAAAATTCTAGTCGTCAAGCGACATATACCACTAGATCAGATCACTAGTATAGGTTTGAG CACAATGCAGGACGACTTTTTCTTGGTGAACGTTCAGAATGATTACTCGAGTTTACTGGAGTCGGTGTTTAAGACAGAGTTCCTCACGACACTGTTCAAGCGGTACAAAGACGCCGTCAGTCGTCCGCTCACCATACACTTCTCTGACAG TCTTGACTTCCCCGTGAAGAAGGAAGGATGGGGTGGAGGCGGCAACAGACAGCTCAAGTTTGTCGCGGGCTCTGGCGACGTGGCGGTTCTGAAACCTTCTTCAAAAACCCTCATCATTAGTATTGGGCCAGGTCTGCCAAAGGATACCA gaCCCGGCTTGAAGCGTCCAGTTAGTAATGGTGCACCGTACCGTCCAGCAGGAAGATCAGCACCGCCACCAGTGCGGGGTGTGGCATCACGAGGCCCTGCCCCTAATCGCCCCGCCCCACGGATTTCATCCAGTGCTGCACCTCCCCCTCCAATATCCAATCCACCCTCCAGAAGCCACG TTAAACGACAGTCGAGTATTGAACTTCAGGACAAGATTCTGAAGCAGCGATCTCGAACTAAGGCTTCTGACAAGATGCCATCACTCCCTCGAGACGGGGCGCAGCGCATGGCTAAGAAACTGAACCAGGCGATtcttaacaacaacaatgaataCCTGGCCACACCAGACGCAGGGGTCGCTGG AATGCAAAGACAGAAGCGTATATCGGCCAAACCCACCCCTGCTGGGGGAAAACCCCGCCCTGGTTTGAAGCCCAAACCCAAACTGCCTCAGTGTAAATGTCTGTACGCTTACGATGCCCAGGATACAGATGAACTCAGTTTTAACACTGGAGATATTATCGACATTGTTAAAGAAG ACAGTGCTGGATGGTGGCAAGGAAAGTTACGAGGAAAGGAAGGACTTTTTCCGGCCAACTATGTGGAAAAATTATGA